One window of the Helicoverpa zea isolate HzStark_Cry1AcR chromosome 7, ilHelZeax1.1, whole genome shotgun sequence genome contains the following:
- the LOC124631983 gene encoding serum factor response D-like — translation MCYLMTTVDPPPLERDATHGDKTVYSNVIFDNPPASVGYGLERADLRTMGYPTYRPTQIYPNNNFNVMWQYTPRKLVEMWPTGTDYAEQPARTEPTPELKVLNKTEEVDRETTITYVDINMNDTLSLLPLKRSVKDVRNHGNDRNSIILKVLANESNQIVIQIKIGSNDEQEKNILEDKIPERKTKLSMSLKTNNSDELEISEHENKTVINILKNDSVIVHKYGDRINSYSSVKTTTVKVNENVTAATTLANQNNSTKNYENRTKTRNVTNTNDRNVINNISLTTKEVKNDTNNNITVSKQDLIANITKLLENITAVTATNKVIISNTLLQKMKPVQISKPKTNRFEKVIENKVKISTNLTTVKTTVSSTRQTTKATLHTAKYMNTTNNNSTTSIR, via the exons ATGTGCTATCTCATGACCACCGTCGATCCCCCGCCGTTGGAGCGGGACGCCACTCACGGTGACAAGACTGTG tattcAAATGTGATTTTCGATAATCCTCCGGCATCGGTTGGCTACGGCCTAGAGAGAGCTGACCTTAGAACCATGGGATATCCAACATACAGACCTACCCAGATTTACCCAAATAACAATTTCAATGTTATGTGGCAGTACACGCCACGAAAACTTGTGGAAATGTGGCCGACAGGCACAGATTATGCCGAACAGCCAGCTCGCACAGAGCCAACCCCTGAactaaaagttttaaataaaacagaagAAGTTGATCGTGAAACAACAATAACTTATGTCGATATAAACATGAACGATACCTTATCTCTCTTACCACTCAAAAGATCTGTTAAAGATGTGAGAAACCATGGAAATGATCGGAATTCTATTATTTTGAAGGTTCTCGCCAATGAGAGCAACCAGATTGTAATTCAAATCAAAATAGGTTCCAATGATGAacaagagaaaaatattttagaagacAAGATCCCAGAAAGGAAAACTAAATTAAGCATGTCACTGAAAACTAATAATAGCGATGAGCTTGAAATAAGtgaacatgaaaataaaacagtaataaatataCTGAAGAACGATTCTGTGATTGTTCACAAATATGGTGATAGAATCAATTCTTACAGCAGTGTGAAAACTACTACTGTCAAAGTAAATGAAAATGTTACTGCAGCTACCACATTAGCTAATCAAAATAACTCCACTAAGAACTATGAAAATAGGACGAAAACCAGAAATGTCACTAACACAAATGAtagaaatgttataaataatatcagcTTAACTACAAAAGAAGTCAAAAATGataccaataataatataacagtaAGCAAACAGGATTTAATAGCGAACATAACAAAACTTCTAGAAAATATAACTGCAGTAACGGCTACCAATAAAGTAATCATATCTAATACGTTACTTCAGAAAATGAAACCTGTGCAAATCTCTAAACCAAAAACAAATAGATTTGAAAAAGTCATTGAAAATAAAGTGAAAATTAGTACCAATCTTACCACAGTTAAAACTACTGTATCTTCAACGAGGCAGACTACTAAAGCTACTTTACATACTGCCAAATACATGAACACCACTAATAATAATTCGACAACTAGTATTAGATAA